Proteins encoded in a region of the Pieris brassicae chromosome 3, ilPieBrab1.1, whole genome shotgun sequence genome:
- the LOC123706953 gene encoding putative nuclease HARBI1, which translates to MTGKPPEDGYISVVDEEPEIFALLKWDTAQTQKNFDVRSSERAKSPEKSIQKSSEEEPDAFDMNDAAFLETFRLPKDLARSLCEEIKAVIPDSAKSLDLPLETKVLATLSFYATGKYQKSIGGKSDLNVTPYFYMTAVTQVTEAINHHTIVKKYIHFPHLRNERDLIKNRFYMKYRIPNVVGCVDCMHVPIAKPDNNHKKHFNKSYHSKKAQIICDSDLNIISVDALPGGSISHEAILIKHAVKNDLESLNAARDTCWLVGGLHYMQKPYIMTPIPKITKKTPVSPEKHYTNLHLTTHNVVLDTIKQLKSRWKCLQASCNKHFDPSMVSMIIVACCILHNICNKRGLAVPQMTQAEERLEIMKQKVANGAVSKKRVEDPAGVQVRNALIERLWNERSANECIPPKKRVRKEREPMPQMNPVEDDPSKRPRVMMNNPYAFGMGMNHGWGHYPQH; encoded by the exons atgactGGAAAACCACCAGAAGATGGATATATATCAGTAGTTGACGAAGAGCCAGAAATATTTGCATTACTTAAGTGGGATACTGCACAAACTCAAAAGAATTTTGATGTTCGTAGTTCAGAGAGAGCAAAAAGTCCGGAGAAAAGTATACAAAAGTCAAGTGAAGAAGAACCGGATGCTTTTGATATGAATGATGCCGCCTTTCTAGAAACTTTCCGTCTTCCAAAAGATTTAGCACGAAGTCTGTGCGAGGAAATAAAAGCTGTGATACCAGATTCCGCTAAGTCACTAGATCTGCCTCTAGAaacaaaa gtATTAGCTACACTCTCCTTTTATGCAACAGGAAAATACCAAAAGTCAATAGGTGGAAAATCTGATCTTAATGTTACTCCCTACTTTTATATGACTGCAGTAACACAGGTCACAGAAGCTATTAATCATCACACAattgttaagaaatatattcactTTCCACATTTAAGAAATGAAAGAGATCTTATTAAAAACAG attctATATGAAGTATAGAATACCAAATGTAGTGGGTTGTGTGGACTGCATGCATGTGCCAATCGCTAAACCAGATAATAACCACAAAaagcattttaataaatcatatcatTCAAAAAAAGCACAAATT ATATGTGACAGTGATCTAAACATTATCAGTGTTGATGCATTGCCAGGCGGTTCAATATCACATGAAgccattctaataaaacatgctgttaaaaatgatttagaGAGCCTTAATGCAGCCAGAGATACATGTTGGCTTGTAG GTGGACTCCACTATATGCAGAAGCCATACATAATGACTCCCATTCCTAAAATTACGAAAAAAACACCTGTATCACCCGAGAAGCACTATACAAATCTTCATTTGACTACACATAATGTAGTCCTAGATACAATCAAGCAGTTGAAGTCACGATGGAAATGCCTGCAGGCATCATGTAATAAGCATTTTGATCCATCTATGGTGTCCATGATTATTGTAGCCTGTtgcattttacataatatttgtaataagcGAGGGTTGGCTGTACCACAAATGACTCAAGCTGAAGAAAGATTAgaaattatgaaacaaaaagTTGCTAATGGTGCAGTGTCAAAGAAACGTGTTGAGGATCCAGCAG GTGTCCAAGTACGAAACGCGTTAATAGAGCGACTATGGAACGAACGCAGTGCTAACGAATGCATTCCTCCAAAGAAACGCGTGAGGAAAGAGCGTGAGCCCATGCCTCAAATGAACCCAG